A region of the Campylobacter cuniculorum DSM 23162 = LMG 24588 genome:
GCAGGAGCACAAGAAGTTGCATTAAGCTTTGTTACTTCAGCAGCTTTGTGGCAGGAAAGCGGACGCTACAATGCCTTTGGTAAGGAGCTTTTAAAATTTAAGGACCGCAAGGATAATGATTTTGTTTTAGGACCCACTCACGAAGAAGCTATGCTCTCTTTGGTGAAAAATAAAATCACAAGTTATAAGCAACTTCCTTTGCATTTGTATCAATTCGGGCTTAAATTTAGAGACGAGTTAAGACCGCGATTTGGACTTTTACGATGTCGCGAATTTTTGATGAAAGACGGATACAGCTTCCATTCTAATGAAGAGGATTTAGGACGCGAATTTGACTTAATGCATAAAACTTATAGCCGTATTTTAGAGCGTTTGGGGCTTGAATTTAGAGCTGTGGAAGCAGATAGCGGGGCGATAGGAGGAAGTGGAAGTAAAGAATTTATGGTCTTAGCAAAGAATGGAGAAGATGATATTTTACTTTGTGAAAATTGTGATTATGCGGCTAATGTTGAGGCAGCTAAGAGGGCTAAAAAAACTTGTGATAAACAAAGACCAGAGGCAAATTATGCGAGTAAATTTCATACGCCAAATGTAAAAACCATAGAGGCTTTGGCGGATTTTTTTAAGATTGATGAATTTTATACAATTAAGGCTGTGGTTAAAAAAGCCATTTATGAAAATGAAAGCAAATTGATTGTTTTTTTCATAAGAGGTTGTGATGAGCTTTGCGATACTAAGGCTCAAAATGCTTGCGGGGCTTTAGAGCTTATAAATGCAGAAGAAAATGAGCTTTTAGATGCTTCGCTTGTGCCGGGGTTTATAGGTTTTATCGGGCTTAAAAATGTCGATTTTTATATAGATTGTGAGCTTGAAAACGAAAAGCAAATGATTATGGGAGCCAATGAAAAAGATTATCATCTTATCGGCATTGATGTGATGAATCTTAACCCGGAAAGATTTAAAGATTTGATAGAAGTTAAGGAAAATGATTCTTGTATAAAATGCGGTGGAAAGCTTAAAAGAAGCAAGGGTATAGAGGTCGGACATATCTTTAAACTCGGGCAAAAATATTCACGTGCAATGAATGCAAATTTTTTAGATGAAAATGGCAAAAGTGTGCCTTTTTATATGGGTTGTTATGGTATGGGCGTGAGTCGTTTGGTGGCTGTGGCTGTGGAGGCAAGTTTTGATGAAAAAGGTTGCATTTGGAATAAAACTTTAGCCCCTTTTGTGCTTGAGATTATACTTTCAAATCCTAAAGACAGCAAAGCCGCACATTTTGCAAACGCTCTTTATGAGAACCTTAAAAAACAAAATATAGAAGTTTTACTTGATGATAGAGATGAGAGATTTGGCGTTAAGATGAATGATTTTGAGCTTATGGGTTTTCCTTATGCACTCATCGTTGGCAAAGGTTTAGAAAACAATGAACTTGAATTCATTGAGCGAAAGAATTTGCAAAAAAGTGTCATCAATGCTGATGAAGCTTTAAATTTTCTTAAAGATTTGCTATGAGTAAAAGCTTAAGTTTAATGCCTTTATTTTTGCTTGAAATTGCTGCAAGTGTGCTTTTTATCATGGCTTTTGGTCTAGGAAATTTTTTAATTTTTATCTTAATGAGCGTGATTTTTGGCGTGGTGCTTTTGGTGATTTTTTGGAATAACATGCTGGAATTTCAAGTGAGAGATTTTAAGAGTATGTTGAGGCAGTTTAGCTTTGTGATTGCGGGATTTTTGTTGATTTTTCCCGGAATTTTGACAAGTATTTTTGGACTTATGGTTTTAATCTTTGGACTCGTTTTAAAAACAAAACCCAGAAAATCTCAAAAAGCAAACAATGAAGAAATCATCGATGTGGAGATTATCGAGGATACAAAATGATCACTTTTGATTTCACACAATTTAAAAACGCAGATTTTGTGAGCAATTTCAAAGAGGATTCTGTGAGAAAATTCATCATCGATCCCCTTTTAGATAAAATCGGCTTTGTGTTAAAAGACGATAAGAATCCCAAAAAGCTTGAAATGAAACTTTCAGAGGAAAGAGAAGCGGACATTAGAATCGGCAGCAACAAGAACATTAAAACAAGATTGATTCCAGACTACACGCTCTATGTGGATTCTAAGCTTCATTGTATCCTTGATGCAAAGGCTGCTAAGATAAATATAGAAAAAGGGAGTGAAGCCTTCAAACAAGCCTTGAGTTATGCGACAAATTTCAATGCCCATTATTTCGCCCTTTGTAATGGCTTAAAATTCAATCTTTTTAGCATTTTAGGGCAAGAAGTTTTGTTAGAGCTTGATTTTATGTCTGTAGAAGATGGACAAGAAGCATTGCTTAAACAATACCTAAGCACTCCTCCTCATTCTTTAAGGCAAGACATTCACTCAAAGGTTCAACGCGTTAAAAAGCCTGATTCTTGGTATTTAGAGCGTCCTTTACCTCAAGCGATTTTAAAGCCTCAAAAACAAGCAAAGGCAAGGTATTTTGGTTGCACAGCGTATTTTACGCGCCAAAGTTGGGATATTGTCACGCAAAACATTAAGAATTTCACCGATGAGGGCGATGTCGTGCTTGATCCCTTTGGAGGAAGTGGAGTGAGTGCGATTGAAGCCATGATGAATGGCAGAATAGGAATCCACACCGATCTCAATCCCCTCTCAATCTTTATGGTTAAAGCCTTAAGTGCGAAAGTGGATTGTGGTGTGCTCTATGATTTAAGCGAGGAGATTTTAGCAGAATTTGAAAGTCTCAAACCTCAAAACGAAAAAGAGGCAAAGTCTTTGCTAAAGAGTGCAAAATACTATCCTAATACTCTAAGCGAGGAATTTGGAGAGACTGCCTCACAAAAAGAGCAGGATGCAAGCCTATGGATTCCACAAGATGAACTCTTGCCAAAGGGCAGTGATGTGGATAGTGTTTTAGGGCTTTTCACTCCTTTGCAACTTGCTGAACTCGCCCTTTTACGCAAACTCATTTTCAAGCACACCACACCAAGCGGAAACAAAGAGCTTAGAATCACCAAAAGAAATCTACGTTATTCTTTAATGTTGGCGTTTTATAATACAATCACTCTCATTAATCTCACATATCACAATACAGACAGGGGCGGTCCCGCTTCCGCTATAACGAGATATTATCGCTACAGAATCGCACCAAAACCAGATTTTTTAGATACAGCAAAAACCTTTAGAGCTAAGATTCAACGTGTCCTCAAAGGTAAAAGAGAGCTTGAAAATTCTCCCGTGTTCTATAGTACCTATTTTCACCCCACTACAAGAGTGATTAAAGACTTCAAACACCAACTTCTAAAAGCACGTTTGGATGAAGATTTAAGCAAAATTGACTCCTTGCTTGATAAGACAAATGGAGAAAAGATCTTCCAAGCCGATGCGACAAAGCTTAAAGAGATAGAAAAGGAGAGCATAGACTTCATCTACACAGATCCACCCTATGGGGCGAAGATTCCCTATTTAGATCTTAGCACCATGTGGAATGCGTGGCTTGATTTGCCTGTTAGCAAGGAGGTTAGAGAGAAAGAATGCATAGAAAAGGGAAGCTTGGAAAAAACACGCGAGGAGTATTATGATTTAATGAAAGCAAGTTTGAAAGAAATGTATAGGGTTTTGAAATTCAATCGTTGGCTTGCCTTTGTGTTTCAACATCAAGATCCAAAATTATGGCAAATCATTAAAAATTCCGCCGAAGAAGTGGGCTTTGAATATGTTCAAAGCATAAGACAGAGCAATGGACAAACGAGCTTTAAAAAGCGTCAATATTCCTTTTCCGTTTTAAGCGGACAATTGATTATGTATTTTAAAAAGGTGGATAATCCAAAAACAAGGGCGAAACAAGACTTGGGCGATAATTTTGACATTATCATAGAATGTGCAAGAGATGAGATCATTAAAAATGATGGGGCGACTTTTGATGAAATTCATGATGCGATAATGATAAAGGCGATGGATGAGGGGTTTTTAGACGAATTGAGCGAGAATTTTAGCCAAATTATGCCCTTTGTGGAGCAAAGACTTGATTTTGATGAAAAAACCAAAAAATACCACATCGGTGAATTTGACCCGCACAAACACATGAGCATTCCGCTAGAAGTGAGAGCACATTATTTCATCACTTCATATTGCAATCGTTGCAAAAAGGAGGGACGTCCTGCACTTTTTGATGACATTTGCCTTGAAGTGATTCCAAAGCTTAGCAATGGAGTCTCTCCAAGCAATGATGACATTAGAAATATTTTAGATAAAATCGCCGTCATTGTGGATAAAAAAACGGGCGAATACCGGCTTAAAAATAAAAGAGATAAAGAACCAAGTTTATTTGAGGATTTTTAAAATGAAAGAATTAATTATCGCAACAAGAAAAAGTCAATTAGCCCTTTGGCAGAGTGAATTTATAGCTGATTTTCTTGAAAAAACTCATCACATCAAAGTGCGTTTGGAGGGTTTTAAGACCAAAGGCGATGTGATTTTAGACACTCCCTTAGCAAAAATCGGTGGTAAGGGGCTTTTTACAAAAGAACTTGAAGAGAGCATGTTAAGAGGAGAAGCCCATTTAGCTGTGCATAGCCTTAAAGATGTGCCAAGTTTCTTTCCCAAAGGTTTAAAACTTGCCGCTATAAGCAAAAGAGAACAAAGCAATGACGCAATGCTTAGTCAAAATTACGAAAATTTACAAGCCCTTCCAAAAGGTGCAAAAATCGGCACTACAAGCTTAAGACGCAAGATGCAACTTTTAACCCTAAGGAGTGATTTAAACATCATTTCTTTAAGAGGAAATGTTAATTCTCGCATAGAAAAGCTTAAAAAAGGCGAATTTGACGCTATCATTTTAGCACAAGCGGGGATTAAAAGGCTTGGTTTGGATAAAGCAGTGAAATTTTTATACACTTTTTCAAAAGACGAACTCATCCCCGCAGCAGCACAAGGGGCTTTAGGTATAGAAAGTCTTGATAAAAAAGAAATTCTGGATTTATTAGAATGTCTTCAAGATAAAAATGCTTATATAGAAACGAAAATCGAAAGGGATTTTATCAAAACTTTAGAGGGCGGTTGTCAAGTGCCTATAGGAATCAATGCTGAACTTAAGGATGATTTTATTTTTGTCCGTGCGGTGTTAGGACTACCTGATGGAAGCGAGTTTATCAAAGAAAAATCAAAGATTAAAAAGAATGAATTTGAGGATTATGGAGAAAAACTTGCAAAAATTTTTATAGAAAAAGGTGCAAAAGATTTGCTTAAAAGAGCTGAAAAGATGATTTGAAAGAAGAAAATGCAAAATTTTATCGAACTTTTAAAAGAAAATGATTTGCTTAAAATCATAGAAGAACCCTTAGATGTGGAGCTTGAAATTCCTCATTTAGCTTATATAGAAGCTAAAAAGGAGCAGGGAAAGGCTTTGCTTTTTACAAATGCTGTAAGCAAAAAAGAACATAAAAATTATCAATTTAAGGTATTAATGAATACCTTTTGCAATGAAAAAGCCCTAAATTTAGCTTTTGGTAGAGATTATAAAGAAGTCAGTGCTGAAATTTCTAAACTTTTAAAACTCCATATCCCTACAAATTTTAAGGCTAAAGTGGATTTTTTTATGAAACTTCTCACGCTTAAAAATGTCCCCCCTAAAAGAATCCATGCAAAATACCGCAAATATGATTTTCAAACTCTTCACTCTCTTGATGAACTTCCTATCCTTAAAACTTGGGAGTATGATGGGGGTAAATTCATCACTATGGGGCAGGTTTATACTCAAAGTCCGGATAAAACGCAAAACAATCTAGGAATGTATCGCCTTCAAGTCAGCGGTAAAAATGAACTTTTAATGCATTGGCAAATTCACAAAGACGGAGCGAATTTTTACAAAGAATACAAAAAAGCAGGATTAAAGCAAATGCCTGTAAGCATTGCTATAGGAGGCGACCCGCTTTATATTTGGTGTGCACAAGCTCCTCTTCCAAAGGGAATTTTTGAACTTTTGCTCTATGGATTCATTAAAAAAACTCCGGCAAAGCTCACCCCTTGCGAAAATGGAATTTTCGTGCCTTTTGATAGCGATATAGTCCTTGAAGGTTATGTCAATTTAGATGAATTTAAAATCGAAGGTCCTTTTGGAGACCATACGGGTTTTTATACGCCAAAAGAGCCTTTTCCTGTGATGAAGATTGAAAAAATTTCTGTAAAAGAAAATGCAATCTATCAAGCCACAGTCGTAGGAAAACCGCCTTTAGAAGATAAATTTATGGCACTAGGCACAGAGAGGATTTTCTTGCCTCTTTTGCAAAGCACGATTTGCGATTTGATTGATTATAAAATGCCAGAAAATGGAGTTTTTCATAATCTCATTTTAGCAAAAATCCGCACAAATTATCCCGCACACGCAAAACAGCTCATGCACGCCTTTTGGGGAATAGGACAAATGAGTTTTGTCAAACACGCGATTTTTGTTGATGAAAATGCACCAGATTTAGAGGATTATGATGCTTTGATAAAATATATTTTAAATCGCTTCAGCACGAAAAATTTACTCATCAGCGAGGGAATTTGCGACCAGCTTGACCACTCCTCGCCCCATGCGTGTTTTGGAGGAAAAGCCGGGCTTGACGCAACGCGTGATTTCAAAGCGGACAAGCTAGAGCTTTTAAAAGATAAAGACCTTAAAAGGCTTTTTAATGAAGAGCAAATCGTGGATTTAAAGCAATTTTACACACAGACTCAAAATCCTATCGTTTGCGTTTTGGTTAAGAAAAAAGAAAGACTTAAGCGTCTTTTTAAAAGACTTTTGAAATTTAAAAAACATTTTAGAATCATTGTATTTTTGGATTCTGATAACAAACTCGCAAATCCTTACATGCTCGTTTGGCGTGTGGTTAATAATATCGACGCTCTAAGAGATATTTTTATCGAAGAAGAGGTTGTGGGCATTGATGCGAGTGCTAAGGGTGCTTTGGAAGATTATACACGAATCTGGCCTAAGCAGACAGATTGCTCTAAAAAAGTCATTGAAGATTTGATTTCACGTAAAATTTTAAAAAATGACACCAAGCTTTTTAAAAAATTTGAAATTTTTTAAACTTTGTAAAAATAAAATTTTGCTATATTCTTAAACGAGAAAGTTAAGAAATTTTTTGCGAAAAGAGGTTTAAAAATGGGTTTTAAGAATTTAAAAGAAGAGAATTTTGAGACTTCGCTTTATATAAAACCTAAGAGATTCAGCTATGAAAGCAGAGAAAAGACCTATTTTTGGGATTTTATCGAGGTTAAAGACAGCGTTTCTGTGCTTTTGTATCACAAAGATTTTGAAAGTTTTATTTTTGTGCGTCAGTTTAGAATTCCTCTTTGGTATCATCAAAGTAAGGATAAAAGCTATAAAAAAGATGAAAATATGGGCTATAGCATTGAACTTTGTTCGGGTTTGGTGGATAAGAATTTAAGCCTTGAAGAAATAGCCAAAGAAGAATGTATGGAAGAAATAGGCTATAAACCAAAATTTTTAGAAAAAATCGGCGATTTTTATACAGGTTTTGGTTCGGGCGTGAGTCGCCAAAGTTTTTATTTTGCTTCTCTTGATGAAAGCGATAAAATAGGACTTGGAGGCGGGATTGACGGAGAGCAGATTGAAACCATTTTTGTCAAAGTCAAAGAATGCGAAACATTCTTTTCAAAAACCATTCATACGCCCTTGCTGAATTTCGCATATTTATGGTTTATGAAAGAAAAGGCTCAAAATTTTGGTCTTGCTTGAAGTGCATTTAAATGCTCTTTAAACCGCACAACAAGACGTATCAATTCACAAAATCAATCTTTTTTCAAACCCTCACTTCACTTTAAAATTTCGTTGAAATTTTCAAATCCTATTAAAACAACAACCAAAGCAAAGCTTTTAACGCAAATCATACACTTAAAATTCCTTAACAAATCCCATTAAAACAACAACCCCCAAATAAAACACAAGCAAAGCCCTCCAGCCAAAAACGCAAATTTATATCAAGCCCCAAAGCCAAATTTAAAACACCCCGCAACTCATCCCATTCGCAAATTCATCTCGCTTTAAAATCCCCGCCCTAAAAATTCACTCCGCTCACAAATTCACTCCGCCAAAAAAACCAAAACCTCAAAACAACTCAAAAGAACCAAAATTCCAAAAAAGTAAAAACTCAAATTCATCGCTTTAATTTTCTATAAAAAAAAGGATTTTATTCTTAAACTTGGAACACTTATTGCTTGTATTTTTGCAAACAATATTTTTAAAGGATTCACAATGATGAGATCACTTTGGTCTGGAGTTTCCGGACTTCAAACACATCAAATTGCAATGGACGTTGAGGGTAACAACATTGCAAATGTCAATACCAACGGATTTAAATATTCTCGTGCAGATTTTGGCACTATGTTTTCTCAAACCGTAAAGATTGCCACCGTTCCAACAGACGGCAGAGGAGGGCAAAACCCCTTACAAATCGGACTTGGTGCGTCTGTAAGCTCGACCACTCGCATCCATTCTCAAGGCTCTGTGCAAACCACAGATAAAAACACCGACGTTGCGATTAATGGTGATGGTTTTTTTATGGTTTCAGATGATGGAGGACTCACAAATTATCTCACAAGAAACGGGGATTTTAAACTTGATGCGTATGGAAATTTTGTGAATAATACAGGTTTTATCGTGCAAGGCTGGAATATCAACTGGGCTGACCAGACCATCGATAGTTCGCGTATTCCGGGAAATATTTTTATTGACCCGGGTATGCACATCCCTGCACAAAAATCCACCGAAGTCTCTATCAAAGCTAATCTTAATAGCGGTCTTAATATCGGCACATCAAGCCGCAATCTCTACGCCCTTGACTCCGTGCATGGATACAACTCAAAAACCTTGCAGGATAGAGATGAAAACGATACCGGAATCACTCAATTCTACACCACTTCAAACAATTCTATAGAAGTGACAGAAAAAGGTGTCGATGCGGCTTCTTTGTTTAACTCAAGCGGAACAGGGCTCAATCTTAGAGAGGGACAAGGCATTTGGGTTTCTTATACAGATGCGAAGTATTCTACAAATCCAAATGACACCGCCGCCTTTGACCCAAACAATCAAGCCACTCAAAATGGTGTTATTTTTTGGGGAAGTGCCGATACAGCCACCACGCTTGATATTACGCTCAATGGAGTGCGTATTCAAAATGACAGCATAAGAAGCATACAAGATGCTATCGCTTATATCAACACCTTCACCGCTCCAACCGATACAAGAGCGGGCACAGGAGTTAAGGCTGTGGCTAAGGCAAATGGTGCGGGGATAGAATTTGTCAATGACAATGCCGATGGCACAACAGACAATATGAAAAACATACGATTGAATGTCAATGCAGGCAATACCGCAGGAGAAGCAAGAGATATGACTTGGGGCGCAGCGACGAGTTCTTTCACCGCGTCCGTTACACCTAACCCAAATCCAGCAGCGGGTGCAACTTCTTGGATAGATGGAGCGATGAATGTAGAAATCATCACAGCGCATAAATACATCTACACCTCAACGCCTACCGATATAGGAGTGATGTATAATCCTGATAGTGGAAAGACATTCACTCCAAATGGGGGTGCAGGTAACTATCAACGCCCTGACCCAGCGAATGACCCTGAAGGTGCAGCTTACTGGGACGCTATGAATGGAGGTTTGCTCAATACTAATGCAAGAGTTTTTAGAACCACAGAGGATTTAAGAGAGCTTTTCCAAAGAGATGCAAGATATGGGGTTGATTATGATGGAAGCGGAGACTTTGCACTTGATGATGTGAATGAAGCGGTTAAGGTTGTGGTGAATGCAAGTGGGAGTTATGCTATCTCTAATGCGAATGAAATTTCAAATTTGCCTGCAGGGATTCAACAAGCTGCAAACGCTCCTACGCCTGTGAATGCGAAAAATATGAGCTTTAATATCACTTCTTATACGGATGAGCAAGGCACAGTGAGCACAAATGACCTTTTCACTCAAATTTTTAAAGCCTTTGATGGACCACAACCTGCGGGAAGTCAGATTAAAGAGAGTGAAGTGCTTAAGCTTTCAGCCTTTTCTGCGGGGCTTTTGGTCTATGATTCTTTAGGGGGACGCCACACCTTAGAAGTGCAATTTGTCAAACAAACCACCACAAGAGACGGGGGAAATGAATGGCAGATGATTATTCGTGTGCCTGAACCTGCGGAGATTAACACAACGGGAGAGGGACCGACAAATATCGTTGTGGGAAGTGCGAGATTCAATAATGATGGCTCTTTGGCGTCTTATTCTCCAAGAACGGTTAATTTCTCACCAAACAATGGAGCCGCACCAAATCAGCTCATTAAGCTTTCTTTTGGAACAAGCGGAAGCAATGACGGAATCGTGAGCTCAAACTCTGCTTCAACTCTGACTGGACAAGCCACAGACGGCTACACTTCGGGCAATCTCAAACCTGATGCCCTAAGAGTGGATGAAAAGGGAAATATCTTAGGTGAATTCACAAACGGACTCACCTTTGCTGTGGCAAAAATCGCAATGGCGAGTGTTTCAAATAATTCTGGTCTTGAAGAAATCGGCGGAAATTTGTTTAAGATTACTGCGAATTCGGGAGCAATTGTCGTTGGAGAGGCTGGAACAGGCGGAAGGGGAGAGATGAAAACTTCAGCCCTTGAAATGTCAAATACAGACTTAAGCCGTGCTTTAACCGAACTCATTATCATACAAAGGGGTTATCAAGCCAATTCCAAGACCATTTCAACAAGTGATCAGCTTTTAAACACCTTAATACAGCTTAAACAATAACCCTTAAGTGTGTCCTTAAGCCCTTTGCTTTTAAGCTTAGGGCTTTTGCGAATTTGGTTTTTTGAATTGAGTTTTTGAATTTAAATTGAGTTTTGGTTTTTGAATTGAGTGTTGATTGCCATTGAAATTGCAATCAATTTTGTTTGAAGCTTTAACTAAATTTGGTTTAGGACTTTGAGTTGAAAGAGCTTTTAAAGAACTTTCGAATTTGAAGCTTTTTGCTTTGAGTTTTTTGTTTAAAGCTTTGAATTTAGGGGATTTAATGCTTTAAAAACTTTGTTTTGATGAGTTTTAACTTCGAAAATGCGAATTTTGTGAAGTTAGATTGCAAGGCATGGTTGTGTAAAACTTTGTTTTGTAAAAATTTGTTTTGTGTTAGGTTTGAATTTAAAACTTAAAAGTATTTTAAATTCAAACTTTGTTTTAAAGCCTTTAAAAAG
Encoded here:
- a CDS encoding proline--tRNA ligase; the protein is MMRFTKLYAPSTKEAPKDATLPSHIFLLRGGFIEQLGSGLYNFLPLGKRVLSKIQAIIKEEMDFAGAQEVALSFVTSAALWQESGRYNAFGKELLKFKDRKDNDFVLGPTHEEAMLSLVKNKITSYKQLPLHLYQFGLKFRDELRPRFGLLRCREFLMKDGYSFHSNEEDLGREFDLMHKTYSRILERLGLEFRAVEADSGAIGGSGSKEFMVLAKNGEDDILLCENCDYAANVEAAKRAKKTCDKQRPEANYASKFHTPNVKTIEALADFFKIDEFYTIKAVVKKAIYENESKLIVFFIRGCDELCDTKAQNACGALELINAEENELLDASLVPGFIGFIGLKNVDFYIDCELENEKQMIMGANEKDYHLIGIDVMNLNPERFKDLIEVKENDSCIKCGGKLKRSKGIEVGHIFKLGQKYSRAMNANFLDENGKSVPFYMGCYGMGVSRLVAVAVEASFDEKGCIWNKTLAPFVLEIILSNPKDSKAAHFANALYENLKKQNIEVLLDDRDERFGVKMNDFELMGFPYALIVGKGLENNELEFIERKNLQKSVINADEALNFLKDLL
- a CDS encoding FxsA family protein encodes the protein MSKSLSLMPLFLLEIAASVLFIMAFGLGNFLIFILMSVIFGVVLLVIFWNNMLEFQVRDFKSMLRQFSFVIAGFLLIFPGILTSIFGLMVLIFGLVLKTKPRKSQKANNEEIIDVEIIEDTK
- a CDS encoding DNA methyltransferase, which encodes MITFDFTQFKNADFVSNFKEDSVRKFIIDPLLDKIGFVLKDDKNPKKLEMKLSEEREADIRIGSNKNIKTRLIPDYTLYVDSKLHCILDAKAAKINIEKGSEAFKQALSYATNFNAHYFALCNGLKFNLFSILGQEVLLELDFMSVEDGQEALLKQYLSTPPHSLRQDIHSKVQRVKKPDSWYLERPLPQAILKPQKQAKARYFGCTAYFTRQSWDIVTQNIKNFTDEGDVVLDPFGGSGVSAIEAMMNGRIGIHTDLNPLSIFMVKALSAKVDCGVLYDLSEEILAEFESLKPQNEKEAKSLLKSAKYYPNTLSEEFGETASQKEQDASLWIPQDELLPKGSDVDSVLGLFTPLQLAELALLRKLIFKHTTPSGNKELRITKRNLRYSLMLAFYNTITLINLTYHNTDRGGPASAITRYYRYRIAPKPDFLDTAKTFRAKIQRVLKGKRELENSPVFYSTYFHPTTRVIKDFKHQLLKARLDEDLSKIDSLLDKTNGEKIFQADATKLKEIEKESIDFIYTDPPYGAKIPYLDLSTMWNAWLDLPVSKEVREKECIEKGSLEKTREEYYDLMKASLKEMYRVLKFNRWLAFVFQHQDPKLWQIIKNSAEEVGFEYVQSIRQSNGQTSFKKRQYSFSVLSGQLIMYFKKVDNPKTRAKQDLGDNFDIIIECARDEIIKNDGATFDEIHDAIMIKAMDEGFLDELSENFSQIMPFVEQRLDFDEKTKKYHIGEFDPHKHMSIPLEVRAHYFITSYCNRCKKEGRPALFDDICLEVIPKLSNGVSPSNDDIRNILDKIAVIVDKKTGEYRLKNKRDKEPSLFEDF
- the hemC gene encoding hydroxymethylbilane synthase is translated as MKELIIATRKSQLALWQSEFIADFLEKTHHIKVRLEGFKTKGDVILDTPLAKIGGKGLFTKELEESMLRGEAHLAVHSLKDVPSFFPKGLKLAAISKREQSNDAMLSQNYENLQALPKGAKIGTTSLRRKMQLLTLRSDLNIISLRGNVNSRIEKLKKGEFDAIILAQAGIKRLGLDKAVKFLYTFSKDELIPAAAQGALGIESLDKKEILDLLECLQDKNAYIETKIERDFIKTLEGGCQVPIGINAELKDDFIFVRAVLGLPDGSEFIKEKSKIKKNEFEDYGEKLAKIFIEKGAKDLLKRAEKMI
- a CDS encoding menaquinone biosynthesis decarboxylase, with the protein product MQNFIELLKENDLLKIIEEPLDVELEIPHLAYIEAKKEQGKALLFTNAVSKKEHKNYQFKVLMNTFCNEKALNLAFGRDYKEVSAEISKLLKLHIPTNFKAKVDFFMKLLTLKNVPPKRIHAKYRKYDFQTLHSLDELPILKTWEYDGGKFITMGQVYTQSPDKTQNNLGMYRLQVSGKNELLMHWQIHKDGANFYKEYKKAGLKQMPVSIAIGGDPLYIWCAQAPLPKGIFELLLYGFIKKTPAKLTPCENGIFVPFDSDIVLEGYVNLDEFKIEGPFGDHTGFYTPKEPFPVMKIEKISVKENAIYQATVVGKPPLEDKFMALGTERIFLPLLQSTICDLIDYKMPENGVFHNLILAKIRTNYPAHAKQLMHAFWGIGQMSFVKHAIFVDENAPDLEDYDALIKYILNRFSTKNLLISEGICDQLDHSSPHACFGGKAGLDATRDFKADKLELLKDKDLKRLFNEEQIVDLKQFYTQTQNPIVCVLVKKKERLKRLFKRLLKFKKHFRIIVFLDSDNKLANPYMLVWRVVNNIDALRDIFIEEEVVGIDASAKGALEDYTRIWPKQTDCSKKVIEDLISRKILKNDTKLFKKFEIF
- a CDS encoding NUDIX domain-containing protein, coding for MGFKNLKEENFETSLYIKPKRFSYESREKTYFWDFIEVKDSVSVLLYHKDFESFIFVRQFRIPLWYHQSKDKSYKKDENMGYSIELCSGLVDKNLSLEEIAKEECMEEIGYKPKFLEKIGDFYTGFGSGVSRQSFYFASLDESDKIGLGGGIDGEQIETIFVKVKECETFFSKTIHTPLLNFAYLWFMKEKAQNFGLA
- the flgE gene encoding flagellar hook protein FlgE, whose protein sequence is MMRSLWSGVSGLQTHQIAMDVEGNNIANVNTNGFKYSRADFGTMFSQTVKIATVPTDGRGGQNPLQIGLGASVSSTTRIHSQGSVQTTDKNTDVAINGDGFFMVSDDGGLTNYLTRNGDFKLDAYGNFVNNTGFIVQGWNINWADQTIDSSRIPGNIFIDPGMHIPAQKSTEVSIKANLNSGLNIGTSSRNLYALDSVHGYNSKTLQDRDENDTGITQFYTTSNNSIEVTEKGVDAASLFNSSGTGLNLREGQGIWVSYTDAKYSTNPNDTAAFDPNNQATQNGVIFWGSADTATTLDITLNGVRIQNDSIRSIQDAIAYINTFTAPTDTRAGTGVKAVAKANGAGIEFVNDNADGTTDNMKNIRLNVNAGNTAGEARDMTWGAATSSFTASVTPNPNPAAGATSWIDGAMNVEIITAHKYIYTSTPTDIGVMYNPDSGKTFTPNGGAGNYQRPDPANDPEGAAYWDAMNGGLLNTNARVFRTTEDLRELFQRDARYGVDYDGSGDFALDDVNEAVKVVVNASGSYAISNANEISNLPAGIQQAANAPTPVNAKNMSFNITSYTDEQGTVSTNDLFTQIFKAFDGPQPAGSQIKESEVLKLSAFSAGLLVYDSLGGRHTLEVQFVKQTTTRDGGNEWQMIIRVPEPAEINTTGEGPTNIVVGSARFNNDGSLASYSPRTVNFSPNNGAAPNQLIKLSFGTSGSNDGIVSSNSASTLTGQATDGYTSGNLKPDALRVDEKGNILGEFTNGLTFAVAKIAMASVSNNSGLEEIGGNLFKITANSGAIVVGEAGTGGRGEMKTSALEMSNTDLSRALTELIIIQRGYQANSKTISTSDQLLNTLIQLKQ